One Triticum dicoccoides isolate Atlit2015 ecotype Zavitan chromosome 4B, WEW_v2.0, whole genome shotgun sequence genomic window carries:
- the LOC119292197 gene encoding signal recognition particle receptor subunit alpha-like: MLEELLIFTRGGLILWSSCRALGGAALLKGSPIDALIRSCLLEERSGDAGFAKDAYALKWTFNNDLGLVFVAVYQRMLHLLYVDDLLAAVRKEFSQIYNPKRVSYDDLFTEKFRQLHLEAEARAEAMKKSRQQPANPSSGAGRASGGPAGKKLGPNARSRGGGGAGKKNSGSGKDDSDGDSGKEQNGGFTANGGSVAKGGHENGSTKDSSRTAARAVVADSDGKENGDPNDGAFDVNTLRKKTGGKKGGGGKKNDVKKAAKAEPKKAVKQMRVWDDKPPKSEKLDFTDPADERGEEVIEKVLTDQGDSMMDKDEDLSSDSEDEEDEGEENAQAGQKKKGWFSSMFKSIAGNNVLEKSDLQPALKALKDRLMTKNVAEEIAEKLCESVAASLEGKKLGSFTRISSTVQTAMEEALLRILTPRRSIDILRDVQAAKERGKPYVVVFVGVNGVGKSTNLAKVAYWLLQHNLSVMMAACDTFRSGAVEQLRTHARRLQIPIFEKGYEKDPAVVAKEAIQEATRNKSDVVLVDTAGRMQDNEPLMRALSKLINLNKPDLVLFVGEALVGNDAVDQLNKFNQKLADLSTVPTARLIDGILLTKFDTIDDKVGAALSMVYISGSPVMFVGCGQSYTDLKKLNVKSIVKTLLK; the protein is encoded by the exons ATGCTGGAGGAGCTGCTCATCTTCACGCGGGGCGGCCTGATCCTGTGGTCGTCCTGCCGGGCCCTCGGCGGCGCGGCGCTGCTCAAGGGCTCCCCGATCGACGCGCTCATCCGCTCCTGCCTGCTCGAGGAGCGCTCGGGCGACGCGGGGTTCGCCAAGGACGCCTACGCGCTCAAGTGGACCTTCAACAACGACCTCGGCCTCGTCTTCGTCGCCGTCTACCAGCGCATGCTCCACCTGCTCTACGTCGACGACCTGCTCGCCGCCGTCCGCAAGGAGTTCTCCCAGATCTACAATCCCAAAAGGGTCTCCTACGATGATTTGTTCACGGAGAAGTTCCGgcagctgcacctcgaggccgaggCGCGCGCCGAGGCCATGAAGAAGTCCCGGCAGCAGCCCGCCAACCCCTCCTCCGGCGCTGGCCGGGCGTCCGGTGGCCCCGCCGGCAAGAAGCTCGGCCCCAATGCTCGCAGTCGTGGTGGGGGCGGTGCTGGGAAGAAGAATTCTGGGTCTGGGAAGGATGATTCTGATGGCGACTCCGGGAAGGAGCAGAACGGTGGTTTCACCGCTAACGGTGGTAGCGTCGCCAAGGGTGGGCACGAGAACGGCTCCACTAAGGACAGCTCTCGCACCGCCGCCCGGGCTGTTGTTGCTGACAGTGACGGCAAGGAGAACGGGGACCCCAACGACGGGGCCTTCGATGTAAATACCTTGCGTAAGAAGACAGGAGGAAAGAAGGGCGGCGGCGGCAAGAAGAACGATGTGAAGAAGGCGGCCAAGGCCGAGCCCAAGAAGGCTGTCAAGCAGATGAGGGTCTGGGACGACAAGCCGCCCAAGAGCGAGAAGCTGGACTTCACGGACCCGGCCGACGAGAGAGGGGAGGAGGTGATTGAGAAGGTGCTTACCGACCAGGGGGACAGCATGATGGATAAGGATGAGGATCTGAGCAGCGATAGTGAGGACGAAGAGGATGAGGGAGAGGAGAATGCTCAAGCTGGCCAGAAGAAGAAGGGCTGGTTCTCCTCCATGTTCAAGAG CATTGCAGGTAACAATGTACTTGAGAAGTCTGATCTGCAACCTGCACTCAAAGCTCTTAAAGATAGACTGATGACAAAGAATGTG GCTGAAGAAATAGCAGAAAAGCTTTGTGAATCAGTAGCAGCTAGCCTTGAGGGCAAGAAGCTAGGTTCCTTCACAAGAATTTCTTCTACTGTTCAG ACAGCTATGGAGGAGGCTCTTCTTCGCATTTTAACTCCAAGGCGATCCATTGACATATTAAGGGATGTGCAAGCTGCCAAGGAGCGTGGCAAGCCATATGTCGTTGTTTTTGTTGGAGTGAATGGAGTTGGAAAATCTACCAATCTTGCAAAG GTCGCTTATTGGCTTCTTCAGCATAACCTCAGTGTCATGATGGCAGCATGTGATACCTTCAGATCTGGTGCTGTTGAGCAGCTGCGGACTCATGCTCGCAGGCTTCAG ATACCTATATTTGAGAAGGGATATGAGAAGGATCCAGCAGTTGTAGCGAAGGAAGCTATTCAGGAAGCCACTCGGAACAAATCAGATGTTGTTCTTGTTGATACGGCTGGTCGTATGCAG GATAATGAGCCACTGATGAGAGCACTCTCCAAGCTCATCAATCTCAACAAGCCAGATCTGGTTTTATTTGTGGGAGAGGCATTAGTTGGGAATGATGCAGTCGATCAGCTCAACAAGTTCAATCAG AAATTGGCAGATCTTTCCACTGTTCCCACAGCGAGACTGATCGATGGTATCCTGCTCACCAAGTTTGACACTATCGACGACAAG